The Chelonia mydas isolate rCheMyd1 chromosome 1, rCheMyd1.pri.v2, whole genome shotgun sequence nucleotide sequence GAGACAAGGAGAAGCTGGTTCTAGCACAGCACCCCGGTTACTCAGCATCTCGTGTGGAACATGCATCTGAAGGTGCTTTATTATACGCGGCCAGATGTGGTACAATGCCAGAAACCAGTGGGGCTGTCAGCGCTGCACAGGGGTAACTTAATGCCAGTAACAGAGAGGCAGAGAAATTAAGTGGTTTTGCAGACACAGGCTTACAGGGTGATGGACGGGCATGGCCTTCCCAGCCAGCTTCCTCTGGCATCCGCACAAGCACCATCCCGTTGTAGGCGGGGGGAGCTGTGCTTGCGTAAATCAGCTACGGATCCAGCTCAAAGAACTCAAAGCTCACCTAGTTTATTACCCTACGGGCTCCATTCTTTCTACAATCAACTCTCAGAGAGAAAAATACCTGGACAACATTTTCACAGTCGTGACGTTGAAATAGATTGGGAACcgtgaggaaagggatagataataagacagaaaatatcatattgcctctcgataaatccatggtacacccacaccttgaatactgcgtgcagatgtggttgccccatctgaaaaaagatatattggaattggaaaaggttcagaaaagggcaacaaaaatgcacAGGGGCATGGAACAActgccatgtgaggagagattaataagattgggacttttgagcttggaaaagagatgactaggggtggatatgattgaagtctataaaatcatgagtgatgtggagaaagtaaataaatttactccttctcataacacaagaactaggggtcaccaaatgaaatgaataggcagcaggtttaaagaaacaaaaggaagtattttttcatgcaacacacagttaacctgtggaactctttgccagaggatgttgtgaaggccaagactataacagggctcaaaaaagacctagatcaattcatggaggacaggtccatcaatgtctattagccaggatgggcagggatggtgtccctagcctctgtttgccagaagctgggaatggtcgacaggggatggatcacttcatgattccctgttctgttcattccctctggggcatctggcgttggccactgtcggaagacaggattctgggctagatggacctttggtctgacccagtatggccgctcttaaatagatagatagatagatagatagatagatagatagatagatagatagatagatagatagatagatgttgtCAAACTTTTAATTGTTCACATCCTTGATTACTTTCTTAACTCACAGCTCTGGATGCACCAGCTGTAATTTTCAATGATCAAACAGCTGCAGTTCTCTCTGGTTCATTTTGCCATGGACATATCAGGCCAGATTCACCCCTGGCACAACACACTGCAATAGCTGTACAGGGGCATAGCTGATCAGGGAGTAGCCAGGGCTGTCTGCTGTCCCCAAAACATTATCTTATGTCCTCAGtcctcatcttcctcttcttATCGCTGAGTATGCGGTGGGATCCTCATAGAGGCTCATGGGTCTCCCCATTGCACTTGGTTCATGGAAGGTGGCTGCGGAAAGAGGGCAGGGCATGGAAATCTCTGTGCCCTACTCTCCCCATCTGTCAGTACAATAGCAACTGTGGGCCCCAGCTCAGATCAGGGCCTCACCGTGCTAGCAGCTGTACATACACATGTGCATGCTAGAGAGCCCTTTCCGGAAGAGCTTACAAAGgaaaaagacaagacagacaaaggaaggggaaactgaggcacagagcgggcaagtgactggcccaaggtgacccagcagctcagtggcagagcccaggACAAGTCTCCTGACTTGCTGTCCAGTGCCctccccactagaccccactgcccctccAGACTACGCTGCCAATTTGGGAGCGTAATTTAAGGCACCGAGCTTTGAACGCTTTGGCCTGAATAAACCAAATGAGCTTGTGCTGGGTTTGAAAAATGTCCAGCATCCCGAAAAAATCCCAGCCCTTCAATTATTGTATTGCAGGGAAAGACCTTCTGCAAATCGATTGATCCACGACTGCTGTAGGTCATGTCAACCTTCAATGAGACCTGCCCTAACCCCTCTACGTTCCTGCTGACCGGCATCCCCAGCCTGGAATCTGagcatgtctggatctccatccccttctgcctCATGTATCTGATTGCTCTGCTAGGAAATGGTACTGTTCTCTTCGTTGTAAAGCAGGAGGAGaccctccatgagcccatgtactatttcctctccATGCTGGCAGTCATTGATTTGGTTCTCTCAACTGCCATTGtccccaaaatgctgagcatcttctggctGGATTCCAGAGAGATCAGCTTCGGGGCCTGCTTCCTCCAGATGTTCTTCATCCACACCTTCACTATAGTGGAGTCGGGGGTGCTCTTGGCCATGTCTTTCGACCGATACGTGGCTATCTGCAACCCCTTGAGATACAAGACTATCTTAACCAGCTCAAAGATTGCCCAGATTGGGCTGCTGTCCCTTGCTAGAGGAGTGGGGGTTGTGACACCCTTAACCTGCCTTCTAACCAGTCTGCCCTACTGTAAAACGAATGTCATCCCTCATTCCTATTGCGAGCACATGGCCATGATGGAGCTGGCCCACACAGACATGGCATTCAGCCACCTGTACAGCATCACTATGGCCACAGCCCTAGTGGGGATAGACTTCATCTTCATCACCTGCTCTTACGGCATAATCCTCCGCTCCGTCCTACGGCTCTCGACTCAGGAAGCGCGTCTCAAGGCCTTCAGCACCTGCGGTTCCCATGTCTGTGTCATCCTGCTCTTCTACTTGGGAGGGCTCCTTCCTATGTACCTGCATATTTTGGACCTCAGCCTTGCTCCTCACACCCAGGTCTTGGTGGCTGACCTGTACCTCGTTGTTCCCCCCATGCTAAACCCAGTCATCTACGGCATGAAGTCCAAGCAGATCCGGAAACGGGTCTTTAAGCTCTTTGGCCAAAGAAAGATCTTAGCAGAAGCCAGTATGTAGGGTGGCCACTGATGCAGCCCCAGAATACTGGACCTCCCCTCCGTTGTCCCCGCCTTTGCCTGAGTGTCTCCGCTCCCAGCAGCATGACATCGCATGCACAGTGCGTGTGAGGTCATGGCGCACAATGCATGTGAGCTCACACCGGCAGGGGTGGAGCAACACACTCCGCGAAACAGCCTCCTCCATGCATGATACCAGAGATAACCACGGCTGGTTTGACAGCAGCACCGGACAGGGGACGAAGCATACAGAACCAGCTCAGTCTGGCTTAAAACCCAATGAATGGCTTGCCTACCGGTATCCCACCTGCTGACAGTACAGGGTCAGCTGCCAAGGGGTGCTGAGCAGCCCGatgcccattgaagccaatgggactaatCCTGAGGGGTTCTGAGCTATTACTATCCCCATCTGGCATCTCAGCAGAGCTATCTGAAAACTCAGTCCACTTTTTTGCTAAGGTTTTTTAATGTTTGATTGGACCTTTTTCTCCCAGGGTTTCCTATTCCGAggtgttgttttaaaatgtcaatgaCATTTTTGGAAGTTACGTCAGTGCCATTTGTTTAAatgttgatgggttttttttaatgtcaacaCCGTTTTTGGAAAGTTCCATGagggtcttttgaaaatgttcttttgaaACTTCAGCCGGCTCTCTGGCTGGTTGAAAAATACCGTGATTTCTTTGTCAAAATTTTTACCGGTTTCcaaaatttggggaaaaaatttcaaCGTTATTTGAAAAATCAAAGATTTGTGACCATTCTGACttgtcaggatttggcccctggTGCCTTGCAGGGGAGCATTTTCAAAAGCGCCACTTAAGGGTACGTCCCCGCAGCCTGCAGCAGTGAGCCTGCCAGCCCAGGGCTACGGACTGTGGCTCGGGGGGCTTGCGTTTCCGtgctaaaaatatctgtgtagaTGTTGCGCGAGGGCTGGCACGAGGGCTTTGAAGCCTAGCGAGGGGAGCTGTGCTTCagaccctgagctccagcccgagccacaCCTTGGCACCACTGGCCACGCAGCTATTCATAACAGGGCAGCACGAGCCGCACCAGCCGACACGTGTCAGCCCGAGCTCAGAGGTTCGCAGCCGCTGACTGTGGAGACGTGCCGCAAGTGACCAAGTCCTGTTGGGActgatgggtaaaattttcaaaagtgattgagggacactgggccagatttttatggtatttaggtgcctaaagattcaAAGGCCCctggatgcttctgaaaatcccactggggacctacctgcatctttaggtgcctaaatcctttaaaaatctgtcccagaggagcctaagtctcactgaaagtcaatggcacttgGGCTCCTGAGCCACATAGGTGCTGTTGAGAATTTGACCCTAAGTCTGGCTTGTGTTTCCCTCCAGTGCCCCTCCAAAGCAATCTCAGGGCAACCGCTTGTATTTATTCAAatcagacacaaatcagacttgaTCTCGGAGCATGGACCACATATTGGAAAGACCAATGACGAATGCTAACAAAAAGCAGCGCTGTCACATGCGAGACATTTGGAGAACCAGGAAAACAAGAATCACCAAGGACAGGCTGCCAAGAGAGGTCCAAACACAGCTGTCACCGGGACAGATGGACATGGCAGGGTGAGAGCAACCCCTCGACCAATTTCTTTCCTCCCTGCTGCATACCATTACCCCAGAGAACAGGGAGAAGACAGT carries:
- the LOC119565315 gene encoding olfactory receptor 52K2-like — encoded protein: MSTFNETCPNPSTFLLTGIPSLESEHVWISIPFCLMYLIALLGNGTVLFVVKQEETLHEPMYYFLSMLAVIDLVLSTAIVPKMLSIFWLDSREISFGACFLQMFFIHTFTIVESGVLLAMSFDRYVAICNPLRYKTILTSSKIAQIGLLSLARGVGVVTPLTCLLTSLPYCKTNVIPHSYCEHMAMMELAHTDMAFSHLYSITMATALVGIDFIFITCSYGIILRSVLRLSTQEARLKAFSTCGSHVCVILLFYLGGLLPMYLHILDLSLAPHTQVLVADLYLVVPPMLNPVIYGMKSKQIRKRVFKLFGQRKILAEASM